A section of the Bradyrhizobium oligotrophicum S58 genome encodes:
- a CDS encoding DUF3309 family protein: protein MSIGTIILIILIIALLGGFSGIGGGPFYGTGYYGGGGLGLIIVIILILVLLGRI from the coding sequence ATGTCCATCGGAACTATCATTCTGATCATTCTCATCATCGCCCTGCTCGGCGGCTTTTCCGGCATCGGCGGCGGTCCCTTCTACGGCACCGGCTACTACGGCGGCGGCGGCCTCGGCCTGATCATCGTCATCATCCTGATCCTCGTCCTGCTCGGCCGAATCTGA
- a CDS encoding polyhydroxyalkanoic acid system family protein: MSRPLVVSIPHRLGKDEAVRRLQAGLTRAARSVPVLSIDEERWEGDKMIFRVRALGQAAAGHVDVAEDHVRVEVVLPWLLQRFAEAAQAAIRSRGQRLLTKS; this comes from the coding sequence ATGTCAAGACCGCTTGTCGTTTCCATTCCGCATCGCCTCGGCAAGGACGAGGCCGTGCGCCGGCTGCAGGCGGGATTGACCCGCGCCGCGCGCAGCGTTCCGGTTCTGAGCATCGACGAGGAGCGCTGGGAGGGCGACAAGATGATCTTTCGCGTTCGCGCCCTCGGCCAGGCGGCAGCCGGCCATGTCGATGTCGCCGAGGATCACGTGCGGGTCGAGGTCGTCCTGCCCTGGTTGTTGCAGCGCTTTGCCGAGGCGGCGCAAGCGGCCATTCGCAGCCGTGGCCAGCGGTTGCTGACCAAGAGCTGA